In the genome of Ignavibacteria bacterium, one region contains:
- the secA gene encoding preprotein translocase subunit SecA: MFKFITKLFPSKHEKDVKEILPIVDEINEYWENLKNLSDDELRAKTTEFKQKITDETSEITSQLNELREKLKQELSHDEREETQSEIESLEKDYYETLKAVLDDILPEAFAVVKETCVRLKGKQYEAAGNKITWNMVPYDVQLLGGVVLHSGKIAEMATGEGKTLVATLPMYLNALAGKGVHLVTVNDYLAKRDSEWMSPIFDFHGISVGVILNDMDSAKRREMYNRDITYGTNNEFGFDYLRDNMVVDKTHLVQREHYYAIVDEVDSVLIDEARTPLIISGPVEASVHKFDEMNPRIKRLFEAQRRLVTDFTSEAERILSGEDKISREDREKAGLALLRAHRGLPKHKKFQKLIAEPANKALMQETEMFYLRDNSKQMHIVDDELYFMIDEKSHITDLTEKGREFLAPSHEERDFFTLPDVGTEVAVLENDPNLSVEEREMKKDELAKIYSERSDRLHTVQQLLKAYALYEKDVEYVIQDGKVMIVDEFTGRVLSGRRYSEGLHQAIEAKEGVKVEKDTQTLATITLQNYFRLYKKLAGMTGTAETEAAEFYDIYKLDVVVIPTNRDVIRTDQNDFIYRTKREKYNALIDEIEEMRKKRRPTLVGTTSVEVSEIISRFLKRKNIPHEVLNAKQHQREAQIVANAGLPGAVTIATNMAGRGTDIKLGPGVPEAGGLHIIGTERHESRRIDRQLRGRSGRQGDPGSTKFFLSLEDDLMRLFGSERIANIMQRLGIEEGQAIEHKMITNSVERAQKKVEENNFAIRKRLLEYDNVMNQQREIIYARRRQALMGERLKDEILDMAYKHIDIMVDAYFPEADLDGLKDEVQRTFLVRLDIKPEEFQKLGEAGLKDLIKKEVKGFYDRKEERYGSELMSQVERFAVLSVIDNKWKEHLREMDDLKEGINFRAYGQKDPLIEYKMDGFKMFGEMMDEISKDIINFIFKFTTQTPEKQQPLNQPKSVNMSRLRTSHASSSGMGFIGNADPVQSQGGQQPGGKVETVKVGPKIGRNDPCHCGSGKKYKNCHGKNA; this comes from the coding sequence ATGTTCAAGTTTATAACCAAACTATTTCCATCGAAGCACGAAAAAGATGTTAAGGAAATACTGCCTATTGTTGATGAAATTAATGAATACTGGGAGAATTTAAAAAATCTTTCAGATGATGAACTCCGTGCAAAAACGACTGAATTCAAACAAAAAATAACAGACGAAACTTCTGAAATAACCTCACAGCTTAATGAACTTAGAGAAAAACTAAAACAGGAGCTTTCACACGATGAACGTGAAGAAACTCAATCTGAAATTGAATCGCTTGAAAAAGATTATTATGAAACTCTGAAAGCTGTTCTTGATGATATTTTGCCTGAAGCATTTGCAGTTGTAAAAGAAACCTGCGTTCGTCTTAAAGGAAAACAATACGAGGCTGCCGGAAATAAAATTACATGGAACATGGTTCCTTATGATGTTCAACTTCTTGGTGGAGTTGTGCTTCACAGCGGAAAAATTGCAGAGATGGCAACCGGTGAAGGAAAAACTCTTGTCGCTACTCTTCCCATGTATCTGAATGCTCTTGCAGGAAAAGGCGTGCATCTTGTTACTGTCAATGACTATCTTGCAAAACGTGACAGCGAGTGGATGTCTCCGATTTTTGATTTTCATGGTATATCCGTCGGAGTTATTCTTAACGATATGGATTCAGCAAAACGCCGTGAAATGTATAACCGCGACATTACTTACGGAACAAACAATGAGTTTGGTTTTGATTACCTTAGAGACAACATGGTTGTCGATAAAACTCATCTTGTCCAACGCGAACATTACTATGCAATCGTTGACGAGGTTGACTCGGTTTTAATCGATGAAGCAAGAACGCCGCTTATTATTTCAGGACCTGTCGAAGCAAGCGTGCATAAGTTTGATGAAATGAATCCGAGAATCAAACGTTTGTTTGAAGCTCAAAGAAGACTTGTTACTGATTTCACCTCAGAAGCCGAGAGAATTCTTTCCGGCGAAGATAAAATAAGCCGTGAAGACAGGGAAAAAGCAGGGCTCGCATTGCTTCGCGCTCACAGGGGTCTTCCGAAGCATAAAAAATTTCAGAAGCTTATTGCCGAACCTGCCAACAAAGCATTGATGCAGGAAACCGAAATGTTTTATCTACGGGACAACTCGAAACAAATGCACATAGTTGATGACGAGTTGTATTTTATGATAGATGAAAAATCTCATATAACCGATTTGACTGAAAAAGGTCGTGAGTTTCTTGCTCCTTCACATGAAGAACGTGACTTCTTTACTCTTCCCGATGTCGGTACTGAAGTAGCTGTTCTCGAAAATGACCCTAATCTTTCTGTTGAAGAACGTGAAATGAAAAAAGATGAGCTTGCAAAGATTTATTCTGAGCGAAGCGACCGTCTGCATACCGTTCAGCAATTATTGAAAGCTTATGCTTTATATGAAAAAGATGTTGAGTATGTTATTCAGGATGGAAAAGTTATGATTGTCGATGAGTTCACGGGTCGTGTGCTTTCGGGAAGACGTTATTCAGAAGGATTGCACCAGGCAATTGAGGCAAAAGAAGGCGTTAAAGTAGAAAAAGATACCCAAACTCTTGCAACGATTACCTTGCAGAACTACTTCCGGCTTTATAAAAAGCTTGCAGGTATGACTGGAACTGCAGAGACCGAAGCTGCTGAATTTTATGATATTTATAAGCTCGACGTTGTAGTAATTCCTACCAATAGAGATGTTATCAGAACAGACCAAAATGATTTTATATATCGCACCAAGCGTGAAAAATATAACGCCTTAATTGATGAAATTGAGGAAATGAGAAAGAAACGTAGGCCGACACTTGTTGGAACAACATCAGTTGAGGTTTCCGAAATTATTTCCCGTTTTTTAAAACGTAAAAACATTCCTCATGAAGTTCTGAACGCAAAACAGCATCAGCGTGAAGCGCAAATCGTAGCAAACGCCGGCTTGCCGGGAGCGGTAACAATCGCTACCAATATGGCAGGTCGTGGAACCGACATTAAGCTCGGACCCGGTGTTCCTGAGGCAGGCGGATTGCATATTATCGGAACAGAGCGTCACGAGTCACGCCGGATTGACAGGCAGCTCAGAGGTCGTTCAGGGCGTCAGGGTGACCCCGGCTCCACAAAATTTTTCTTATCTCTTGAAGATGATTTGATGCGTTTATTCGGAAGCGAGCGGATTGCAAACATCATGCAGCGTCTCGGAATCGAAGAAGGTCAGGCAATTGAACATAAAATGATTACAAATTCTGTCGAACGTGCTCAGAAAAAAGTTGAAGAAAACAATTTCGCCATCAGAAAAAGACTACTTGAATATGACAACGTGATGAACCAGCAGCGTGAGATTATTTACGCACGCAGACGTCAGGCGCTTATGGGTGAACGCTTAAAAGATGAAATTCTCGATATGGCTTATAAGCATATCGATATTATGGTTGATGCATATTTCCCCGAAGCTGACCTCGACGGACTTAAAGATGAAGTTCAAAGGACTTTCCTTGTTCGTCTCGATATAAAACCTGAAGAATTCCAAAAACTTGGCGAAGCAGGATTAAAAGATTTAATAAAAAAAGAAGTTAAAGGATTTTACGACAGAAAAGAAGAACGTTATGGTTCGGAATTAATGAGCCAGGTTGAACGCTTTGCTGTTCTTAGCGTAATCGACAACAAGTGGAAAGAGCATCTGCGCGAAATGGATGACCTCAAAGAAGGTATAAACTTCCGTGCTTACGGACAAAAAGACCCGTTGATTGAATACAAAATGGACGGCTTCAAAATGTTCGGGGAGATGATGGATGAAATTTCAAAAGACATTATAAATTTTATATTCAAGTTCACAACTCAGACACCTGAAAAACAGCAGCCATTAAATCAACCTAAGTCGGTCAATATGTCCCGTTTGAGAACCTCTCATGCATCGTCATCGGGAATGGGATTCATTGGAAATGCTGACCCTGTGCAGTCACAAGGCGGACAACAGCCTGGCGGAAAGGTCGAAACTGTGAAAGTTGGTCCTAAAATCGGAAGAAATGACCCGTGTCATTGCGGAAGCGGTAAGAAATATAAAAACTGTCACGGCAAAAACGCTTAG